The Solanum dulcamara chromosome 2, daSolDulc1.2, whole genome shotgun sequence region TTCATTTGTTCATCGTATTAATTATTATCAACTTGTATCACTCATATTCCTTCACACTAATGATTGTATAAATGCATACAATTTTGATGAATACACTCAGGATAGATTGTATGCATTTAGTTAATTTCATTATATCAACTCTTACGGTCACAATAGGTTATATGCACTCGCTCACTAGATTGTATACTTTCTCATACAACAAAATCCAATGAAGATACACACAAAAAAGGACCCGTTAAAGATACACATAACAAACCCCAATCATcactatatacattatatctCATAAATGAAAATTATAGAATATCTATAGATATTACATATTGATATGAGAGCAAATATAACCCTTGAAAATTTGGGAGGAAAAAAAACAGAGGGATGAATACAAGGGAAAGGGAGGAGAGtaggaaagaaaaaaagtagAAGGAATTTAGATTTTGCCATCTACAGTTGGTAATCATTTTAAAGCGTAGTTATGTATGGTAAATATAAGGTATAAGTTAGCTATATCATGTACTCCCTTCGTCCCATTTTATATGGCATTGTTTGACAGCAtgatgtttaagaaaaaaagaataatttagaaaTTTGTTATCTAAAACAATCTTTAAATATTTGTGTGAttgtaaatcatttcattaaggataaaataaaaaatttgaagttaaactatttataattataataaattaacGTTTTTTTTTTAGACTGACTAAAAAAAAgccacataaaataaaacaaagagaGTAAATGAGTTATGCATCAAATCAGAATTTATTCGAGCACTCGTACAAATATCAAatataaaagatgaaaaaaatatggATAAGGAACACAGATGggaaaccaaaaacaaaaattgaaaaaataaaaaataaacagcAGGGGCAAAATAGGAAATTCATAATCAGCCAGTCTTCCATTGCAAGAAGAAAGCTCTGCTTCAGCTTAGGTTGCTTATAAACCCCATCAATCTCCTCTTCCCAAGGAAGAATCTCCTTTTCTCTTTCACGTATGCATAGTTATTTTCCTCACTCAAatttttgagtcttttttcctGGATGATTGCAGTGACCCTTCTTCATTGTTCCCTAATTACTTGTGACATAATCACAAACTTCTTGCCCCAAATTTAAGATTCAATCAAGAAGCCCCATTTTACACTGCTTAAACAAACtacatagtttttttttccaCAATTCTTGGCACCCCAAGAAAACTTCAGGGTTGAAAGTAAAAAGATATGGAAGTTGGAAAGGTTATTAATGAAAGTTCTAACACGACTAATACTGTTTTGGTTCCAAGTGAAAAACTTTCTCATTGTCTCTGGATGTCCAATTCTCCCCCCTCTTTCCTTGGTAAATAATTCATCTCCACCCTGCTAAAAATATGTTCTTTTTTTAATGGTCTTCTTCTTGTAAGCTTATTGGAAGGTGGATTCAAAGATGTTAAATTTATAGTTTTTGGATTATAACCCTCTTTTATTAAGTAGATTTTTATTGCAAATACAAGAGTTTGAACTAAGACATTGACATCTGTCGAATTCGTAACTTTAATTGTAGATCAAGTTTATAGTACTTAGCCTTTTAGTTTATTTCAGCTCAAAGGTTGAATCTTTAATGACAAGTGTATGGTTTGTACAAAATTGGTAGTTTGTTACTAACATCATTTATCACTCTCAACTTTTCCTAGAAAAGTTCAAATTTTGCTCAATTCAATGTATAGAATTTGGACAGTTGTTTTGTACAATTTTTAGTCAAAGTTTGAGTCTTTTTTAGGTTTAGAAGTAGAAAAACTCTCACTAAGGGAGTTGATTTATCATGTGGTcacttaattaatatttattatctcAAAAAATCTGTTTTATTGTTGAAAAAAATGGTATCAAGAATAAAAGTGACGCTTTGAATTAATAACTATTAGTTGAGTGGCCATGTGATAAATGAACACTAAATGGTTCAGTTTTACTTGAATTGAAGTGAAGAAACTTAGTGTATTCAAGATTTTGATACATTAGTGACCTTGTTCATTCTTGATTTGCTCTGTTTCAGGTTCTGCATCAATGGTTAATTTTGAAGATGTTGGCCGAGGAGAATTCACTAAAGAGAGGGCATTTTTCCCAGCAATTGACAAAGAAGAAGCTAGCAATGATGATTATGATAGTTGTTATCACCAGccagaaaagaagagaagactTTTGCCTAACCAAGTGCAGTTTCTTGAGAAGAGTTTTGAGGTAGACAACAAGCTTGAACCAGAGAGGAAAGCTCAATTGGCTAATGAACTTGGCTTGCAGCCTAGGCAAATTGCTATTTGGTTTCAAAACAGGCGTGCTAGATACAAGACTAAACTACTTGAGAAGGACTATGATGTTTTGAAAGCTAGCTTTGATAAATTGAAAGCTGATTATGACACCCTTTTCGAAGAGAATGAGAATTTGAGAAATGAGGTATCTTGAAACTCCTTATAAAACCAGCATTCTTCATTAGCATTAGAACTTCCAAGGGGTTTGTTGTTGTCCCTTATATGGTCTCAACTTCATTTCCTTAACATGGTATTGGAGTCACACATCCTTATTCTTGGTTTCTCCAACCTAGGTTTGTCGGGCtgttaaaagttaaaataacTTGTCTCTTTAATGGTCTTTGAACAATACTTACATGATGAGATGTTAAAAGTTGAGTGAATAGCTTGTTGTCTCCTTAATGGTCTTTAAACAATCCTCATTTCTAACATGGCATTAGAGTCAAACTTGTCTGTATTCTTGGTTTATCAATAGGCGTGCCAGGATGTTAAAAGTTAAGCGAATAGCTTGTTGTCTCCTTAATGGTCTTTCAAAAATCTTCACCTCTGAAGAGAGCTTCTGGGTTTGAGTTAGGTAGGATTTCTAATATATTCTTTGATTTTGTTGAATAGGTCCATTTGTTGACAGGAAAATTGCATAGGAGGGAGAAAGGGAAGGAAAACTCAAAACAAAGTGAACCAATTAGTCCAATAGATGCAAAAGAAGCTCAAAAAGCAACTCCAATTGTTGTTACCTCAGATGTACCAAGTATAACAAAGTTAGTGTGCAAACAAGAAGATGCAACTTCAGCAAAAAGTGATGTTATTGATTCAGATAGCCCACATTATACTGATGGGAATCATTCTTCAAATGTATTTGAACAAGAGCCATCTGATTTTTCTCAAGATGAAGATGACAATCTAAGCAAGAGCTTTTTATGTTTCCCAGAAATTGGAGATCAAATTCAAGCTAATTCATGCAATTTAAGTTTCCAAATTGAGGATCAGCCTTGTTGGTTCTGGCAATATTGAGTTTTTAGGTTTCAAGATTTGGCACAACCCTACTTTAGTGTGCCAAAGCAACAACAAACAACGAAATCAGTGTAATTACACGAGTGGAGTCTGGAGATTGTGGTGTGTACACAATACGCAATCTTATTCTTACCTTGTGCAAATAAAAAGATTATTTCCGATGGATCTTGGTACGAAAAGGATTTAGCGTTCCAAGGCATTTGCTAAATTTCTTTGAATAATAATATGTTGTACATAGGATTACTAAGTACTTGTGATTAGACTTTTCATTAGTTTTGTTCCAAAAAAGGTTGTGATTGGTCTTTTTTCTTTAGCTTAAAAACAAATGGTACTATTGCAACTTGCAAGTGATTCAGTTTGTTTCTACGACtgattttttctattaatttttttaattaaaaagggTTAGGATCCTTTGGCCATatttggaaaagtaaaatcaagaCAAGTCCTTTTCTAGGATATGTACAAAAGTAAACAAAAGCATGTGCATTTTCCTTCCACTGGGAAAGAAAAGAGGTTTTGAATATGAAACTATGGGACTCAAAATAAACCTTCTACAATGGGAAAAACCACTGGATTATTAAGTGTTGGtcctgtaaaaaaaaatatattcttcccgttttaatttgtttaattattttaatttaatacaaaatttaataataaaacacttttaaattttataattttaaattaaaaatatgtcaaatatatctaaatattttttaatcttgtaGTTTTAAACATGTAacgtaaaaaaataaaattaaacagttacaaaaaaggaaaaaaacattttttaaaacaaataaaaaaagccCAAATAAAAGATTacgataaaataaatatttcttcaagtttattttatatgatcttatttaattagagataaaaaaaattaaaaattattagatGCATATTAAAAGTATCATTAAACTTGGTGGTTTTAAATATGTCATAAATATCAGTAAGTGAAGTTTAAGTGAGCAAAAATGAAAACCTTGTGAAACAAACTAATAAAGGTATGTATTagtaaaatttatgattttaaatatatagtGATATTTTTATGACCATAAGAGTATgccaatgaaaataaataagacattaaaatcacaaattttcaaatacaaaaGACGACAGTCTTgaataaactttaaaaaaacatataaaatgaAACACAAAAGATaagtttttcattttctttataaAACTTCCAAGCgtgtatatattatttaatttctaGGAACAGAAAACACCAAAAAGAAGTTAAAGAAAAAGCTAACTGCGTTTAAGTTGTGTGATACACTAAAATAAGtaagaatattttataaaattattttattttattttttaaataaaagttttcattaatttaatataaataaaataattctaaaattaaccaatatatcaatttaatttttattttaatattattatttttatcccacgcaaaaaaaaaaaagagcaatACCCTCTTAAAGTCAAATTTTGTGGACGATTGGATCAAAAGTGTGTTTCAATAGGCAATGACTTTTTAGCTAGATGTTGACAATTTCAATCCTTTAATTAACTTTATAAAATGGACGTTTGACACAGCCTAtcactttaaatatttttttaattgaaggaATCAACAATTCTTTTTAACATGAATATCTTTGCTGATGTATTTCTTGTTACATTTTAACATTTGTAATTTTTACGATAACTTGTGAACATATTTTAAAGGATAGAAAGCACGTAGCTTTGAAGGAacaaatcaaatgaaatatttatactCTTTTAAGTCCATCaacttctattttaatttttagttaacAGCAGATTTGGAAGTAGAGGTGTCAGATGGACGGATTTGACTATATTTTAGTGggtaaaaattgaaataaataaataaatggacTAGATTGAATTTGAACGAATCAAGATGGATTGAGTTAATAAATGGGCAGGTTATTATTATcgaataaagaaaaaatatttattattgtaatatataacatataaaataaaataaatattaggaTTTTTTATTGATCAATTTGGATTACGTATCAGTTCGATTTTTGATGACCTAAAATGGATGGCACCGAAATAGGCTAAGCAAATAAATAGTAATTTTCATGTGATCAAGGTACTTGTAAGCTTGAAGGCAATGATTTATTTAGCGTTTTTTTCAAAAGATTTAACCTTTTTTCAAAAGGTTAGGTTGCCTTTAAAAAGGCTATTAAAGTCGAGATGAAGAATGCCAAAAGCTTGTTACTGGACAAAATTTGCATATGTAAtcatgctcaaattttaaaaCCCTTAATCGAAAAATCATTGTATATGCAAGGTTAAGTTTTTGTGTATATTCTTTAGATATATGAATTTTCTTGGTTAGAAATTTTGCCTCCActatgaaggaaaaagagtgaAACATTAAAGAGTATGACTTAGAGTGGTGTGACCTCTCTAATGTTAGCTAAATAAAGTGGAAAATGTAGGAAGATGAAACCATTAAATGGGGTAGAGAAAGGCCACAATTGATGATACTTGCAACTCATGATCACGACAACTTGTATTAGGCATATATCATTTCTATACTTTTGTGACAAGTCATTGTTGGTATTCAAATATGTGTCTTTTAATTAAGTTACTAAATTTATGTAGAAAATTAGGACATATTTTAATTGCATTTTGCTTACTTCAAATCAACAAGTTATCTTTGTTTGTGGATGCAAGTTTTGTGGATGAGGAACAACTAACTTAGTAGTAATTTGCTTATTTAAGGAGCCGCCTTAATGCGCTTGCGTAACTTAAAGAACCATGAAATGTCGCTTTTGGCTTCATGTTCAAAGAACCTCAAGGCCACGTGGAATTAAGATTAAAATTGAAACCAATATAAGTAGGGTCcgaaaaaagattaaaattcAAAAGATAACTTGAAAAGTCTTAAATAGAACACATGTGATCTCAAGATGACGATGAATTCAATTGCTTTCTACTCGATTGATTGAATATAATTGCGTAAAGTAGTATAAATGTATTTCATGTTAGCAGGGTTCGAAAAATGATTGCATCTCAGACGATAACTTTACAAGTCTAAATAGATCACATGTCAGCTTAATGGACCTATGAACTTAACCAAATAGCATAATCTAACCTTATAATTTCTCTTTTAATCTTGATATATAATTTGTAGTCACACAAATATTTAAGAATTGTTTTAGATCACAATttgaaaagtctttttttttttcttaaatcgTGTGTCAAATCAAACAACTTCCTTTCATTAAGACAAAAAAAGGATTAAATGAATGACCATCTATAAAAAAATCAACCTATTATTACATATTCAGTAACTATTTTTGATATAATTATAAGATTTTATTGAATTCGTAGCTAGAAATTTAGcctagaaaaaaaaacaaagatatttttacTCTCAAAACATTCAAGTTTTTTACATGGTATGTAATAAAGACCCAGCTGGgtcaaaattataattttgttttaaaaaaaaaaattcaagttgaATATATCTCTTGAAGTTAGTTattgcaacaacaacaaaaaaaaaattgatctcaCGTATTTTAGGTTAGACTTTAGGACACGAGTCAAAAGAGAATTTTCTTTTAGTTTCTAGAACCTTATGCAGTTAGCTAAATTGtatgaattttttattaatgctttaagatatatttttatatcatattaatatgaacataattataaaatattatcgtgaaaatatttttctctaaaattagttaaaattaattttcatgaagtgaaatgtaataaataaaaataaataaataaataataacaataaattttaattagttaaattaTCATCTGATAAATCAACTTATTATTTATATACGTACACGTTTCGGTGAATttcttaatataaaaataaaaattttgaagccGTAGCTAAAACTTGATTGGGCAAATCCAAAATAATCTGATACTTTGTTGGAGACAAATGAAATTTAGACAAGTTGGAAACATGGTCGGCAGCGTGATCTCACACGTGTCCGGTACCAATCTCTCATCAAACAAATGCCACGTAAACAAAGAAAGCCCAATGGGCCCAGACAAGATTCCAGAATTGATGTTGATGGGCCGGGTAACGTGGCGGGAAGTATACGGAGATAGTGGGCCTATTGGAGCCCAAGTACGTCGCTTTCAGTTATTCTTTTACACGGCGATGTGGATAAGCATGTAGTTTCTctgattctattttgatttgatatgaagttaataaaagaaaaaaaaattatttgtatttcaaaaaaataaaattatttataagcagctattttttaaattttatatcctttatatttaaTAGCTAAATTGTGTTTATTATTTGATATTAATAGTGTTTCAGTAAAAAGATTATTTAATTACTGATTGATACCATCAAAATATATAGATATCATCTATAGATACcatcaatgtatatatatactctgatagtaTTATGGATGAAGAAACAATAGTTCAGTAAATAGAACAAGGGGGGAGACAGGTAAATATTTTGAATCGTAGGTCCAAATcgaataataatttaaattgggtttaatttggataaatatttaaaatactctgTCTAATGAGTCCAATTTGTAtaatttcttcttaataaaataaagaagatttttagattttataatcttaaattaaaattatatcaaatatattaaaatattcttaagttttgtaattttaaatatatcatatgaaaaaataaaattgaaaaattgttaaaaaaaaatattctttttaaataaattaaaaaattaaaataaaataaataaattgaaaggaTTGTAATTACTGTAGTTGGGGGCCCataattgatgaagaaaatgGGCTTTTGGTAATGACAAGACGGGAAAGTGTCCAAAAGTTGAAGGGACCTATTTTTATGATGTCACACGTGTAAAGTCGCCCACTTGAATACCACGTGTCAGAAATGAAAGACAACATTTTAAACAAAGTGCTTTTACCGTTTCGTGTGTTCATGAGTTCCTCCTCTGTCCATTTCGATCGAATCGGTATAGTTTaatttcatataaaaaaaaaatattgatgataaaaaataattttatttttaaagtgaaaagtgatattaaaaatagagttatgtttgatcataaatatcaattggagttgattttgatttttgtgAGTAATtgtgaaaattaatttttttgtattttttaaaatcctaaaaaaaataaaacagttGAAATTTCgaatttcaagattttatagTCAAAGTGTTTTCAAGGAGTTCAATTTCGAAAAATGTAAAATAAACAATCATGATCAAATGACacaaaagttttgaaatttatgatttaaaatattttttgggtaTTTGTATGACTGTAAATCACCTTATTTaggataataaaaaaattttaaagtaaatttattttcaataatagaaaggtcatattttttttaaaaaataaataaaaaataaagtgtgTCATGTAAATTGAGAAAAAgagttttaactttattttgttttatatcattttgGTTCTAAagttccttttccttttccttttccttttctatGAATGTGTAAATATATTGCTTATTGACCTATCTTTGTTCATGAGAGCCCATTTGTAAAATAAGACAGCGTAATTTACACCCAAAAGTTATATTAGAAAAAAGGTATATTAGAGTGCTCTAAATTTTATaaggagattatttattttattaatcattattgtgagattttttttaattatttaacaccattgacatttttttgataaaaaatttaatagtaatttttaaaagaagtgttggaataataatttaaagttgGAGTATGAATTTCAAGTTGTTTCGGATTTGTTATtggtatttatttaattaatgtctAGTTAGGTTTTGTTTATGCTAGTTCATATAAGAATAAGTTTTTAAGTAAGAGTTTAATTAGTTTCTTACTATTATAAATATGGATGTTGCTAGGTTATTTTCAATATACTGAAAAATACAgaatataaagaaaagaaagatcaagAGAGACCTTATAGTAAGATTCAAGAGATTTTTagtttatgaataaaatattttccttcaaattggtatcaaagccctTAGGATTAGATATTTATAGCaccaattgtttgcaaaatccTCACAGCCCTTAAGCAAAGTAGTGACAGCTTTCTGCCTCCTGAATTTGATTAGTACACCAAGTCCAAAAACGTAAATATATTTTGTTGCTTCTTGAAGTTATGGTAGGACTTCTTTCTCTGCCATCACAGTAGCATCTACAACTTATACAAGACGAGCCTTGAGAGAGTCACTTGAGATGTTGTCTACCAAACATGCATACTCCCCTCGTTCAAAAGTTTTTATTCTCTCAAtaaattttccaaattttcCGACCTAAAAATACTTCAAGACGACATTGTTGGTAGAGATAACTCCAACTTGAAGATATCCTTCGGCTTTAATTTCTATCATCTTCCAGATCTCTTTGCCATTGGGTATTATACTCCTTATATTCCATCCATTCTCTTTAGAACTGTTTGCTTCAGATAAGTCTCTACCTCCTGATTTTATTTCACCTCATGTTCTTCTAGTCCTCAACTGCGGGAAAGAAATCTTTTTGTAACATTGTGCTATCAGCATTTCTTTTGGAGAACAAGAAACTCCTAACCCTCTTGTCACGATCTAACCTCGTGGGctgtgactagtgtccgaattggacactcgtatacacacctATTATTTATAGTCAATCGacaattaaacatgatataggaTTTATACGGACAACACATCGTCTCAAactgtcacttatatatataccaaaatcacctatctcttggggagtcttaatcgtcaaaaataagataacataatacgtaagccgacaaggcttcca contains the following coding sequences:
- the LOC129880218 gene encoding homeobox-leucine zipper protein HAT5, which codes for MEVGKVINESSNTTNTVLVPSEKLSHCLWMSNSPPSFLGSASMVNFEDVGRGEFTKERAFFPAIDKEEASNDDYDSCYHQPEKKRRLLPNQVQFLEKSFEVDNKLEPERKAQLANELGLQPRQIAIWFQNRRARYKTKLLEKDYDVLKASFDKLKADYDTLFEENENLRNEVHLLTGKLHRREKGKENSKQSEPISPIDAKEAQKATPIVVTSDVPSITKLVCKQEDATSAKSDVIDSDSPHYTDGNHSSNVFEQEPSDFSQDEDDNLSKSFLCFPEIGDQIQANSCNLSFQIEDQPCWFWQY